A portion of the Paenibacillus hamazuiensis genome contains these proteins:
- the hisC gene encoding histidinol-phosphate transaminase, whose product MQPKQHIMHLPVYQPGKPIDAVKRELGLTEVIKLASNENPFGCSPKAKEAIVAMADQTSIYPDGAAVELTEEVAKFWNVDTNQIIFGAGSDEVILLIARAFFVPGDETIMATHTFPQYKHNAEIEGAKIVEVPLDENGNQNLDAMLAKVTDKTKIVWICNPNNPTGTMHTHEEIAKFMAAVPSSVLVILDEAYAEYNTTGQYPDGLALLRQYKNIILLRTFSKIYGLAALRIGYGIGHPDVIRSVNQVREPFNTTSFAQKAALAAIRDQAFIDSCREQNAAGIRYMQAEFDKLGLSYFEAHGNFIMVDVKRPAGQVFEALLRKGIIVRGGHQLGFPTKIRVTVGSQEQNEKFIAALESVLKEVPVQV is encoded by the coding sequence ATGCAACCGAAACAACATATTATGCATTTGCCGGTATATCAGCCGGGCAAACCGATCGATGCCGTAAAACGGGAGCTTGGACTGACGGAAGTGATCAAGCTCGCATCCAACGAAAATCCGTTCGGATGCTCCCCGAAGGCGAAAGAAGCGATCGTCGCGATGGCTGACCAGACGAGCATTTATCCGGACGGCGCCGCCGTTGAATTGACGGAGGAAGTAGCAAAGTTTTGGAACGTCGATACGAACCAGATCATTTTCGGCGCAGGCTCGGACGAAGTTATTTTGCTGATCGCACGCGCATTTTTCGTTCCCGGTGACGAGACAATCATGGCTACGCACACCTTCCCTCAGTACAAACACAACGCCGAAATCGAAGGGGCGAAGATCGTCGAAGTGCCGCTGGATGAAAACGGCAATCAGAACCTGGACGCCATGCTGGCCAAAGTGACGGACAAAACGAAAATTGTCTGGATCTGCAACCCGAATAACCCGACGGGCACGATGCACACGCATGAGGAAATCGCCAAATTTATGGCCGCCGTACCAAGCAGTGTGCTTGTCATATTGGACGAAGCTTACGCGGAATATAACACGACCGGACAATATCCGGACGGACTCGCACTTTTAAGACAATACAAAAATATTATTCTTCTACGTACTTTTTCGAAAATTTACGGTCTGGCCGCGCTTCGTATCGGATACGGCATCGGCCATCCGGACGTGATCCGTTCCGTCAATCAGGTGCGAGAGCCGTTCAACACGACCAGCTTCGCGCAAAAGGCGGCATTGGCGGCGATCCGCGACCAGGCTTTTATCGATTCGTGCCGCGAGCAGAACGCAGCCGGCATCCGCTACATGCAAGCGGAATTCGATAAATTGGGTCTGTCTTATTTTGAAGCTCACGGCAACTTTATCATGGTCGATGTAAAACGTCCGGCGGGTCAAGTATTCGAAGCGCTGCTGCGCAAGGGCATCATCGTTCGCGGCGGGCACCAACTCGGATTCCCGACGAAAATCCGCGTCACGGTCGGAAGCCAGGAACAAAACGAAAAATTCATTGCCGCACTGGAAAGCGTACTGAAAGAAGTTCCCGTCCAGGTGTAA
- a CDS encoding prephenate dehydrogenase, which translates to MKITIFGVGLIGGSLALCFKGKPGLHVVGHSNNPQSVEKYMKRGVVDYATTSMEEAVRDADFIFLGVPVGNLEEYMCKLKKLPLKPGCIVTDVGSTKASIAACAEKLELGSGVHFIGGHPMAGKEKSGVEAATSRLFENAFYVLTPSTDTPQDAYDRLVDLLQHTRAHIVKVDAKLHDDIVGAISHLPHIIAVALVNQIAKYNEQNPLYRDLAAGGFRDITRIASSDPIIWRDILINNRDIMLRLLNDWNGEIERFIRLLDNMDGAGIEEEFRKANRFRSELPERRKGMITSVYEIYVDVPDEPGIVGRIATQLGDHRINISNIQIIESREDVPGVLRLSFRDEIQMDKAFELLKSQYSVHI; encoded by the coding sequence ATGAAAATAACTATTTTCGGAGTCGGACTGATCGGCGGCTCACTGGCCCTTTGCTTTAAAGGCAAGCCCGGTCTGCATGTCGTCGGTCATTCGAACAATCCGCAATCGGTGGAAAAATATATGAAACGCGGCGTCGTCGACTATGCGACGACGTCGATGGAAGAAGCCGTGCGGGACGCCGATTTTATTTTTCTCGGCGTTCCTGTCGGTAATCTGGAAGAATACATGTGCAAGCTGAAGAAGCTTCCCCTCAAGCCGGGCTGCATCGTCACCGACGTCGGCAGCACGAAAGCGTCGATCGCTGCTTGCGCGGAAAAGCTTGAGCTCGGTAGCGGCGTCCATTTTATCGGTGGACACCCGATGGCCGGCAAAGAGAAATCCGGCGTTGAGGCGGCCACTTCGCGTTTGTTCGAAAACGCGTTTTACGTGCTGACCCCGTCCACAGATACTCCGCAAGACGCCTATGACCGGCTGGTCGACCTGCTGCAGCATACGCGTGCGCACATCGTCAAAGTCGACGCCAAACTTCATGACGACATCGTCGGCGCGATCAGCCATTTGCCGCATATCATTGCGGTTGCCCTCGTCAATCAGATCGCGAAGTATAATGAGCAAAATCCGCTCTACCGCGATCTGGCCGCAGGCGGGTTTCGCGATATTACGCGGATTGCGTCCAGCGATCCGATTATTTGGCGCGACATTTTGATTAACAACCGCGATATTATGCTGCGACTGCTGAACGATTGGAACGGGGAAATCGAACGGTTTATCCGGCTTCTGGACAATATGGACGGTGCGGGGATCGAGGAAGAGTTCCGCAAGGCGAACCGGTTCCGCAGCGAACTGCCCGAACGCCGCAAAGGCATGATCACGTCGGTTTACGAAATTTACGTGGACGTTCCCGATGAGCCGGGCATCGTCGGGCGGATCGCAACGCAGCTCGGAGATCACCGGATCAACATCAGCAACATCCAGATTATCGAAAGCCGTGAGGACGTGCCGGGAGTACTTCGGTTGTCTTTCCGCGACGAGATTCAAATGGACAAGGCATTCGAGCTTCTGAAATCGCAGTATTCGGTGCACATTTAA
- a CDS encoding Rpn family recombination-promoting nuclease/putative transposase: MNEQDDQLTSNKKAIVNHDEAFKKLLQTFFKEFIELFFPGLDPLLDHTQTRFLMQELLVDIVGEESRSLDLLLETRYKALDAYVLVHFEPQSYKDTDFHERMFIYFSRLFERHRKEHKLIIPIAIFTADEAKDEPDTVSMAIPEHDILRFQFLKVELRSKNWRTFIESDNPVAAALLAKMGYNKRERRDVRLAYLRMILRLRKKLDDARLALIMSVADLYFKPDKEEEEAILRELQRQFPEEGKLIMELMPAWKRWGYEEGIEEGIEKGIEKGIEKGREEIIRKLLDKGFSPEKVAETIDISVEEIRKLIQQ; this comes from the coding sequence ATGAATGAGCAGGATGATCAGCTCACATCGAACAAAAAAGCGATCGTCAATCACGACGAAGCGTTTAAGAAGCTGCTGCAGACGTTTTTCAAGGAATTTATCGAATTGTTTTTTCCCGGATTGGACCCATTGCTTGATCATACCCAGACACGATTTCTTATGCAGGAACTGCTCGTCGATATAGTCGGTGAGGAATCACGCAGCCTGGACTTGCTGTTGGAAACCCGTTACAAAGCTCTTGATGCGTATGTACTCGTTCATTTCGAGCCTCAGTCCTACAAAGACACGGATTTCCACGAAAGGATGTTTATTTATTTCAGTCGCCTGTTCGAAAGGCATCGGAAAGAACATAAGCTGATAATTCCAATTGCGATTTTTACGGCCGACGAAGCCAAGGATGAACCGGATACTGTGTCAATGGCGATTCCGGAGCACGATATTTTGCGATTTCAATTTTTGAAGGTCGAGCTGCGAAGCAAGAACTGGAGAACATTCATCGAATCGGATAATCCGGTGGCCGCTGCGCTGCTTGCAAAAATGGGGTATAATAAAAGGGAGAGACGGGACGTTAGACTGGCCTATTTGCGGATGATTTTACGGCTCCGCAAGAAGTTGGACGACGCTCGGCTGGCGTTGATTATGTCCGTGGCAGACTTGTATTTTAAACCTGATAAAGAAGAAGAAGAAGCGATACTTCGGGAGCTTCAGCGACAATTTCCGGAGGAGGGGAAGCTGATCATGGAACTTATGCCTGCGTGGAAACGATGGGGATACGAAGAAGGTATTGAAGAGGGAATTGAAAAAGGAATTGAAAAAGGAATTGAAAAAGGAAGAGAAGAGATCATTAGGAAATTGCTCGACAAAGGATTTTCCCCTGAAAAAGTGGCGGAGACGATTGATATATCTGTAGAAGAGATTCGCAAGCTAATCCAACAATAA
- a CDS encoding sensor histidine kinase, whose translation MPKITNLFYEPSTKLVIAFFLLGIVVNLLFLSYLYFKYRKENSYASTIIKTVWWSFIVSFSPFVCLSFIPQLLWRDDFVSSLYTGWFVLILPISFAYLIMSKQLYDIQLVLRRLVFTMILSVIPSGIITGLAAVIFERDASPKHLVFIFFLTLIILTFVLYSLEYFATKLEAVIFPRKHNLQLALKKISTNLQTISSFRELKEMILTDIVQTLQVFGGALAFQYKDTIETICEGEIRERDVEALIRSGTGTEMYTCLEINRHEEFTSYLVMTRKKTNTLLGKEEVQWLTLIVSYLAVSLENMHLIRKLNMKLRKVAAYVPNELTGQDFIWYRKLMFELQETERSRIVTELYDSTMQDLDLLKQRLASAAGSGTIPPKEAKQVRSIMDYVEVMQSNLRHRCFELYPSLLSELGLIRTVNKLMEDERAACPFELDFSADNAEAVEGWDMDTKRHLYRIIQELLSNAKKHSKATIVTFLLLVIDNEAHLHYHDDGIGFDPVRIETGKLSASGAGLAQMRSRVLHLDGHLELKTSEGCGLRMRIIVPLNGKISAVS comes from the coding sequence TTGCCAAAAATCACGAATCTATTTTACGAGCCTAGTACTAAATTAGTTATCGCCTTCTTTTTGCTCGGAATCGTGGTCAATCTTCTATTTCTATCTTACCTCTATTTCAAATACCGAAAAGAAAACTCTTACGCGTCGACCATCATCAAAACGGTCTGGTGGTCATTTATCGTCTCTTTCTCTCCTTTTGTTTGTCTGAGCTTTATCCCTCAGCTGCTATGGAGAGACGATTTCGTAAGCTCGCTGTATACAGGCTGGTTTGTGCTGATTCTGCCGATCTCATTCGCGTACCTGATCATGTCGAAGCAGCTGTATGATATTCAGCTCGTGCTGCGTCGGCTTGTGTTCACAATGATCCTGTCCGTCATTCCAAGCGGAATCATTACAGGACTTGCCGCGGTGATCTTTGAACGCGATGCCTCGCCGAAGCATCTGGTTTTCATCTTTTTTCTTACTCTGATCATACTCACTTTCGTTTTGTATTCGCTCGAATACTTCGCTACGAAGCTGGAAGCGGTCATATTCCCACGCAAACATAACCTGCAGCTGGCATTGAAAAAAATTTCCACCAACCTGCAGACGATTTCCAGCTTCCGGGAGCTGAAGGAAATGATTTTGACCGATATCGTTCAGACCTTGCAGGTTTTCGGCGGGGCGCTAGCGTTTCAATATAAAGATACGATCGAAACGATTTGCGAAGGGGAAATCAGGGAAAGAGACGTCGAGGCGCTTATTCGCAGCGGCACCGGGACGGAAATGTATACGTGTCTGGAGATCAATCGACATGAAGAATTTACGAGTTATCTGGTTATGACGAGGAAAAAGACAAATACGCTTCTTGGCAAGGAAGAGGTGCAGTGGCTGACTTTAATAGTTTCCTATCTCGCAGTCAGTCTGGAAAATATGCATCTGATCCGCAAGCTGAATATGAAGCTTCGGAAAGTTGCCGCTTATGTGCCAAACGAACTGACGGGGCAGGATTTCATTTGGTACCGCAAGCTGATGTTCGAGCTGCAGGAGACGGAGCGCAGCAGAATCGTAACCGAACTGTACGACTCGACCATGCAGGACTTGGATCTCCTTAAGCAGCGACTCGCTTCGGCAGCCGGAAGCGGCACAATCCCGCCAAAAGAAGCGAAACAAGTCCGCAGCATAATGGACTATGTGGAGGTTATGCAATCGAACTTGCGCCATAGATGCTTTGAGCTGTACCCGAGCCTGCTGAGCGAGCTTGGTCTGATCCGGACGGTGAATAAATTGATGGAGGACGAAAGAGCAGCCTGCCCGTTCGAACTTGACTTCAGCGCCGATAACGCCGAAGCGGTTGAGGGGTGGGACATGGACACGAAACGTCATCTGTACCGCATTATCCAGGAGCTGCTAAGCAACGCAAAAAAACATTCGAAAGCGACTATAGTCACGTTTCTACTGCTCGTTATAGATAATGAAGCTCATCTCCATTATCACGACGACGGTATTGGCTTCGATCCGGTGCGCATCGAAACGGGGAAGCTGAGCGCTTCCGGCGCCGGGCTGGCGCAGATGAGAAGCCGTGTTTTGCATCTGGACGGCCATCTCGAGTTAAAAACGAGCGAAGGCTGCGGGCTTCGCATGCGTATTATTGTGCCGCTGAACGGCAAGATTTCGGCAGTAAGCTGA
- a CDS encoding polyprenyl synthetase family protein encodes MRSEIIEVMNELLDEYVKAEPLNALLKSFIADKAAEHSIWGDITEYSHRMLGGESPFIREIAALTELLILTLDIVDDVQDRDNMEKPWMRCPQEQTINAILAFLMGFMGKLGQLVEHSPQTVPMIQETARIVSRAIDGQHKDLLGHCVESEQDYIAVVQEKSGSLIRLACYMGGFDAPQSDAAAIRLMNELADCIGIMAQINNDVKDVQRYDLKNDLLHKKRTLPILYMLAHCDGKFPALKLFYEGNMSTEQFLRHKPECLAFVADSGCIEYCRIIQSLYYNRAEELFSKIPGRSPWKEKFRETTFASYALDS; translated from the coding sequence GTGCGAAGCGAAATAATAGAAGTCATGAATGAGCTCTTGGATGAATATGTAAAAGCGGAGCCGTTAAATGCGTTGCTAAAATCGTTTATCGCGGACAAAGCGGCGGAGCATAGTATATGGGGAGACATAACGGAATACAGCCACCGCATGTTGGGGGGAGAATCTCCATTTATTAGAGAAATTGCTGCTCTTACGGAGCTCTTGATACTTACACTGGACATTGTGGACGACGTGCAGGATCGCGATAACATGGAGAAGCCGTGGATGCGGTGCCCACAGGAACAGACGATTAACGCGATACTCGCGTTTCTGATGGGGTTTATGGGAAAACTGGGGCAACTGGTCGAGCACTCGCCGCAAACGGTTCCGATGATTCAGGAAACGGCCCGCATCGTATCGCGCGCCATCGACGGACAACATAAAGATTTGCTCGGCCACTGCGTCGAATCGGAGCAGGATTACATAGCAGTAGTGCAAGAGAAATCGGGTTCATTAATTCGGCTTGCTTGTTATATGGGAGGCTTCGACGCACCTCAATCCGACGCCGCAGCGATCAGGCTCATGAATGAATTGGCCGACTGCATCGGGATTATGGCACAGATCAATAACGATGTAAAAGATGTGCAGCGGTACGATTTGAAAAACGACCTGTTGCACAAGAAGCGGACGCTTCCGATCTTGTATATGCTTGCCCATTGCGACGGGAAGTTCCCGGCATTGAAGCTGTTTTACGAGGGGAACATGTCAACGGAGCAGTTTTTGCGCCATAAGCCGGAATGCCTTGCGTTCGTCGCCGACTCCGGCTGCATCGAATACTGCCGCATCATCCAGTCGTTATATTACAATCGCGCCGAAGAGCTTTTCTCCAAGATCCCGGGCCGTTCGCCATGGAAAGAGAAGTTTCGGGAAACCACATTTGCTTCCTACGCATTGGATTCCTAG
- a CDS encoding RNA polymerase sigma factor: MTDSQLIREIKDGNVQLYNELMRRYERKILAFIYHMLKSAQMESMAEDLCNETFYKAYRSLHSFREIEATFSTWLYTIARNTVLSELRKNKTMKVSLEQSGHTPQTDVETLPLQTVLRNEKVSMVRDAINNLPEKQRSALILREYEQLDYQEIAGILGQTVSSVKSLLFRARASVKLQLEPYFMEPIFEEYEGMNQR; this comes from the coding sequence ATGACCGATTCCCAGTTGATTAGAGAAATCAAAGACGGTAACGTTCAACTATACAACGAACTCATGCGCCGGTATGAACGAAAAATTCTCGCTTTCATCTATCATATGCTGAAAAGCGCCCAGATGGAGTCGATGGCGGAGGATCTGTGCAACGAAACGTTTTATAAGGCTTACCGAAGCCTGCATTCGTTCCGCGAGATCGAGGCAACTTTTTCCACATGGCTTTATACGATTGCGAGAAATACCGTGCTGAGCGAGCTTCGTAAAAATAAAACAATGAAAGTCTCTTTGGAACAAAGCGGCCACACGCCGCAGACGGACGTGGAGACGCTCCCCCTGCAGACCGTGCTGCGTAACGAAAAAGTGTCCATGGTACGGGATGCCATCAACAATTTGCCGGAAAAACAGCGGTCCGCACTCATTTTACGGGAATACGAGCAGCTCGATTATCAAGAGATTGCGGGGATTCTCGGGCAAACTGTCAGCTCGGTCAAATCGCTGCTGTTTCGGGCGAGGGCGAGCGTGAAGCTGCAGCTGGAGCCGTATTTTATGGAACCTATTTTTGAAGAGTATGAAGGGATGAATCAGCGATGA
- a CDS encoding anti-sigma factor family protein: MKCEDIQELFGVYWDLPDTDLKKQCVNEHIKHCPACAEEFKMWQESAELIKFAAEGTMLEASTPISSSVMKRIYEDENWKMPVTDRMYAISFKMRRNFTAVIAFCLALFMFSFLYSIVHEQKPETQMSATDTSVFGRIGEPVVVASSKQESMNVHAMPSAVASLKGFNEPFTYQVGPIHTYRDYMLALSLIGMTATLLIMNWLSRTRS; the protein is encoded by the coding sequence ATGAAATGTGAGGACATTCAAGAGTTGTTTGGAGTGTATTGGGATTTGCCCGATACCGATCTGAAAAAACAATGCGTGAATGAACATATAAAACATTGTCCCGCCTGCGCCGAAGAGTTTAAGATGTGGCAGGAGAGCGCGGAGCTAATCAAATTTGCCGCAGAAGGAACGATGCTGGAAGCAAGCACGCCGATTTCTTCCAGCGTTATGAAGCGGATCTACGAGGATGAGAATTGGAAAATGCCGGTTACGGACCGGATGTATGCCATCTCCTTCAAAATGCGGCGAAATTTTACGGCGGTCATCGCGTTTTGCCTGGCTTTGTTTATGTTCAGCTTCCTGTATTCCATCGTCCATGAGCAAAAACCTGAAACCCAGATGTCCGCTACCGACACTTCCGTATTCGGTCGTATCGGCGAACCGGTAGTCGTCGCCAGCAGCAAGCAGGAATCGATGAACGTACATGCGATGCCTTCCGCTGTGGCCAGTTTGAAAGGATTTAACGAGCCGTTTACATACCAGGTCGGACCGATTCATACGTATCGGGACTACATGCTGGCTCTTTCGCTGATCGGCATGACGGCAACGCTGCTCATCATGAACTGGCTGTCGCGGACGCGATCTTAA
- a CDS encoding histidine phosphatase family protein, with product MTTVGLIRHGTTEWNLLGRMQGQLDTPLAEVGIKQAEALARRLKDESWDGIITSDLIRARQTADIIASELQIPIWAYEPRMRERSFGQIEGTTEQERIERWGDNWRQRELELGMEPDEQLLSRGLTVLEDAAVSYPGRRVLVVSHGGMIVPLLKKLTGETLSDFLKNTSLSVLQKTQIGWSPLLLNCTKHLDALE from the coding sequence ATGACAACGGTAGGACTCATTCGCCACGGCACGACGGAATGGAATTTGCTGGGACGCATGCAAGGACAGCTCGATACCCCGCTGGCCGAGGTAGGCATCAAGCAGGCGGAGGCCCTGGCACGCAGGCTGAAAGACGAATCTTGGGACGGGATCATTACGAGCGATTTGATTCGGGCGCGGCAAACGGCGGACATTATTGCAAGCGAGCTGCAAATTCCGATCTGGGCCTATGAGCCGCGCATGCGCGAGAGATCTTTCGGGCAAATCGAAGGAACGACGGAGCAGGAAAGGATTGAGCGATGGGGTGACAATTGGCGCCAGCGCGAGCTCGAGCTCGGGATGGAGCCGGACGAGCAGCTGCTCTCCCGCGGGCTGACGGTGCTGGAGGACGCTGCGGTTTCCTACCCGGGGCGACGGGTGCTTGTGGTAAGCCATGGGGGGATGATCGTGCCGCTGCTGAAGAAGCTGACGGGCGAAACGCTAAGCGACTTTTTGAAAAATACGTCCCTCAGCGTGCTGCAAAAAACGCAGATCGGTTGGAGTCCGCTTTTACTCAACTGTACTAAACATCTCGATGCGCTGGAATAA
- a CDS encoding gamma carbonic anhydrase family protein yields MFHSYGQFVPKVHSSVFIAPGAHIIGDVTIGEMSTVWYNTVLRGDLAPIMIGSRSNIQDGSVGHVNTNQPLIVGEEVSVGHAAIIHGCTIGKGTLIGMGAIVLNGAEIGEYALIGAGSLVTENKKIPSYTLSLGSPARVVRELTEEDLQRMKRTMEGYVLKGTEYRTQAD; encoded by the coding sequence ATGTTTCATTCGTATGGGCAATTCGTACCCAAGGTGCACTCTAGTGTATTTATCGCACCGGGCGCGCATATCATCGGTGACGTGACGATAGGCGAAATGTCGACGGTATGGTACAACACGGTGCTGCGTGGAGACTTGGCTCCCATTATGATCGGCAGCCGTTCCAACATTCAGGACGGAAGCGTCGGTCATGTAAACACGAACCAACCGCTTATCGTTGGGGAAGAAGTGTCTGTAGGACACGCGGCGATCATCCACGGATGCACGATAGGTAAGGGCACATTAATCGGCATGGGGGCTATTGTACTTAACGGCGCCGAGATCGGTGAATATGCTTTAATAGGAGCAGGTTCGCTGGTGACGGAAAACAAAAAGATTCCGTCCTACACGCTCTCGCTGGGTTCGCCGGCCCGGGTCGTCCGTGAACTTACCGAAGAAGATTTGCAGCGCATGAAACGGACGATGGAAGGCTACGTGCTCAAGGGAACGGAATACCGGACACAAGCGGATTAA
- a CDS encoding IDEAL domain-containing protein, translating into MGKSNVSTDTMLNLFAEMVLDEALRKFREQYLYQEIDKALAEGDEQSFIALTTELKTLLSQG; encoded by the coding sequence ATGGGAAAATCAAATGTGTCGACCGATACAATGCTGAACCTGTTTGCGGAAATGGTGCTCGATGAGGCGCTTCGCAAATTCAGGGAACAGTATTTGTACCAAGAAATAGACAAAGCTTTGGCCGAGGGAGACGAACAATCGTTTATTGCCCTCACCACGGAACTGAAAACATTGTTATCCCAAGGTTAA
- a CDS encoding DUF2487 family protein, producing MKFSDISKEQWDELRTYLDTCLLPVTGLAGSEAPHEAAEKLERLRDLLDLVEIPFKGRVVTYPAYHFIDDPLEAERLNRLCQRLKDEAGFRYLLVMSESVPLHTVNLPSADLIVHVGSEGLSLDSAAVRLRIAGEVGAMWQTAKNLNPGV from the coding sequence ATGAAATTCAGCGATATATCGAAAGAACAATGGGATGAACTGCGGACGTATTTGGACACATGCCTGCTGCCCGTCACGGGACTTGCCGGCAGCGAAGCGCCGCATGAAGCAGCCGAAAAGCTGGAGCGTCTGCGCGATTTGCTCGATCTTGTCGAAATTCCGTTTAAAGGGAGGGTCGTTACGTATCCCGCCTATCATTTTATCGACGATCCGTTGGAGGCGGAGCGTCTGAACCGGTTGTGCCAACGGCTGAAGGACGAGGCGGGGTTCCGCTATCTGCTGGTGATGTCGGAGTCCGTGCCGTTACATACCGTCAATCTGCCGTCGGCAGATTTGATCGTTCATGTCGGTAGCGAGGGGCTGAGTTTGGATTCGGCCGCAGTGCGACTTCGCATTGCAGGTGAGGTCGGCGCTATGTGGCAAACTGCGAAGAACTTGAATCCCGGCGTATGA
- a CDS encoding ubiquinol-cytochrome c reductase iron-sulfur subunit: protein MNDHKNHESEHHGEKPVKRREMSRRQFLSYTLGGAGAFMGAGMLVPMIRFAIDPVLQPKSKAAWVKVVEESKITNTPASFKFQVHQVDGWYESDPELEAWISKDKNGKIFALNPTCKHLGCTVNWNANPEYKDQYFCPCHGAHYTAEGKNLAVAPAPLDEYEVKVENGFVYVGQLGPNKHV, encoded by the coding sequence ATGAATGATCACAAAAACCACGAGTCTGAGCATCATGGGGAGAAGCCGGTGAAACGACGCGAGATGTCCCGCCGTCAATTCCTCTCTTATACCCTTGGAGGAGCCGGCGCGTTCATGGGCGCGGGCATGCTTGTGCCGATGATTCGTTTTGCGATCGATCCAGTGCTTCAGCCTAAATCGAAGGCGGCTTGGGTTAAAGTTGTCGAAGAGTCCAAAATCACGAACACGCCGGCATCGTTTAAGTTCCAAGTGCATCAGGTTGACGGCTGGTACGAGAGCGATCCGGAACTCGAAGCATGGATTTCTAAGGATAAAAACGGCAAGATCTTCGCCTTGAATCCGACTTGCAAGCATTTGGGCTGTACGGTCAACTGGAATGCGAATCCGGAGTATAAAGACCAGTACTTCTGCCCATGCCACGGCGCTCATTATACGGCGGAAGGCAAAAACCTGGCCGTTGCTCCGGCGCCGCTCGACGAGTATGAAGTGAAAGTGGAAAATGGCTTCGTTTATGTAGGACAGCTTGGTCCGAATAAACACGTCTAA
- the qcrB gene encoding menaquinol-cytochrome c reductase cytochrome b subunit codes for MFKNMYNWIDERLDITPMWRDVADHEVPEHVNPAHHFSAFVYCFGGLTFFITVIQILSGMFLTMYYVPDIINAYASVDYLQHKVAFGVIVRGMHHWGASLVIVMMFLHTLRVFFTGSYKAPREMNWVVGMLIFFVMLGLGFTGYLLPWDNKAYFATQVGIKIAASVPFIGDYVKTFLQGGEIVGAQTLTRFFALHVFFLPGALLGLLAGHFFMIRKQGISGPL; via the coding sequence ATGTTTAAAAACATGTACAACTGGATCGATGAACGTCTGGATATCACGCCGATGTGGAGAGACGTTGCGGACCACGAAGTTCCAGAACACGTGAACCCGGCGCACCATTTCTCCGCATTTGTTTATTGTTTCGGCGGTTTGACGTTTTTCATCACCGTTATTCAGATTTTATCCGGGATGTTTTTGACGATGTATTACGTGCCGGATATTATCAACGCTTACGCGAGCGTCGATTACTTGCAGCACAAGGTGGCGTTCGGCGTCATCGTGCGCGGCATGCACCATTGGGGCGCAAGCCTTGTTATCGTCATGATGTTCCTACATACGCTCCGCGTGTTCTTCACCGGCTCTTACAAAGCGCCTCGTGAAATGAACTGGGTCGTAGGTATGTTGATTTTCTTCGTGATGCTGGGCCTTGGCTTCACAGGGTACCTGCTTCCTTGGGACAACAAAGCTTACTTTGCGACGCAGGTGGGCATCAAAATCGCGGCATCCGTTCCCTTCATTGGCGACTATGTGAAAACCTTCTTACAGGGCGGCGAAATCGTCGGTGCGCAAACGCTAACCCGCTTCTTCGCGCTGCACGTATTTTTCTTGCCGGGTGCTCTGCTTGGACTTCTCGCAGGTCACTTCTTCATGATCCGTAAACAAGGTATTTCCGGTCCGCTATAA